In Frederiksenia canicola, the sequence TTAAAGAACGGTCGAAAACAGTGACGGCTAAAGTGCGGGCATCTTCTGCAACCACGTTAGCTAATTGACGAAGAGGAGTAGCAGAACCGTAGTAATCTACTTGAATACCGTCTAATAAACTTGGTTGAGCACGACCAGTACGGATTTTTGAAATGTGACCTTTTAACGCTTCAAGGCTTTTTTCCATACGATCTTGCGTATCTTTTTTAATTTCGTTGATCATTGTTTGTTCCTTTGATTAAACACAAAAACGCAGAGATTCTACCTAATTTTCAAGGTTTTTCCTAGTGTTAAGTGTGGTCGGGTGTGATAGACTTTGCATAACTACCGTATGACAAGCGGTCGGATTTGATGATTTTTTTGCAAAGGAGCATTCAATGTATCAACAACAAATTTTAGCGGAACTGCAAGAAGCCGCTGAAGTATTAGATAAATTCATTCGTGACGAAAATAACTTGAAATTGATTCAACAAGCAGCCTTGTTAATTTCTGATAGCTTTAAACAGGGCGGTAAAGTGCTTTCTTGTGGTAATGGCGGTTCTCACTGCGATGCCATGCACTTTGCTGAAGAACTCACGGGGCGTTATCGTGAGAATCGCCCAGGCTACCCAGCGATTGCGATTTCTGATGTCAGTCATTTGAGTTGCGTGAGTAACGATTTCGGCTACGAATATGTCTTTTCTCGCTATGTTGAAGCGGTGGGGCAAAAAGGCGATGTATTGTTTGGTTTATCGACTTCGGGTAATTCGAAAAACATCTTAAATGCGATTGAAGCCGCGAAGAAAAAAGGGATGAAAGTAATTGCCATGACAGGTAAAGACGGCGGGCAAATGGCAGGGCTTGCGGATGTCGAAATTCGTGTACCGCATTTCCGCTATGCCGACCGTATTCAAGAAATTCACATCAAAGTGATCCACATTTTGATGATGTTAATTGAATTTGAAATGGCGAAAAGTGCTTAAAAAATAAAGGGGCTATGCCCCTTTTTCGTTTATTGCTATATAAAAAACAACGGCTTGTTGGCTAACAAGCGGGTAGTTCCTTTAAGAATTTTGCCAATCTAAACGTGTGGTTTGCACTCGGGTAATGTACCTTCAATTTCAAACAGCACATCACCTTCTTTGAAAAAGACATAGCCACCGTTTTTCATTTTTGTCCAGCTCTCATTTTTAGTGAGCGGCTGGGTGGTAATGATAGTGACTTTGTCGGTTTCGCAAGTGTAATCACGGAAGTCGATCATTACGTCATCATCACGCAACGCTGTGCCAAATGGGGCTTTGCGACAAACATAATGTAGATTAGTCGAGCAACGGGCAATCATCCAATGTCCGTTCGATAAAATAAAATTGAACACGCCATGCTCCGCAATTTTACTCGTGATTTCAACCACTGCATCAAAAATTTCTTTTTCACTTGGTTTTTGTGGAAAACGTTCCTTGAGTTTGGCGGCAATACAACAGAAGGCAATTTCAGAATCTGTGGTGCCAATTGGTTGGTAATGATTGTTTGGGCAAATGCTAAGATTTTCGACTGTGCCATTGTGGGCAAACACCCAATTCTCCCCCCATATTTCACGAATAAAAGGGTGAGTATTTTCTAAATTGATTTCACCACGAGTCGCTTTTCGAATATGGGCGATAACGTTGTAGGATTTGATACGATATTGGCTAACGAGATCCGCCATAGGTGAAGAAGCACCAGGGCGATTATCGCGGAAAATTCGCACGCCTTTGCCTTCAAAAAAAGCAATGCCGAAACCATCCGTGTGGCAGTCGGTTAATCCTGCACGGCGGCGAAAGCCTTCAAAAGAAAAGGTAATATCGGTTGGCGTGTTGCAATTCATTCCAAGTAATTGGCACATAATTTTTTACTTCTTTTATATGTTTATGAATGTTAAATTCTGCCCCCGCTAAAGCAGGGGCAGAATGAAGGTTTACAAGCGGTCAAATTCTCAAGAAAATTTGCAAAAATAGCAATAGCCTAAATTAGAATTTATTGATCTATTCTGCGTTTTTTTTTGCATAACGAAAGCAAGAACATCGCTCCTGCACAAACAACAACAGACGGACCGGCGGGTGTATCTTTTAGCCCTGAAAAAATTAAGCCGCCAGTAATGGCTAAAACGCTAAACAAAATGGCATAAATAACCATCATTTCTGGGGTGCGGGCGAAACGGCGGGCGGTAGCGGACGGGATAACCAACAGCGATGTAATGATTAACGCTCCAACGAATTTCATACTTAATGCGATAGTTAAGGCAGTAAGTAGCATCAGCAATAACCGCAAACGAGTAATATTTAAACCTTCGATTTGGGCGAGTTCGGGGCTGACGGTAATCGATAGCAATTTTTTCCAGAAAAAGCCTAACACCGTGACGATAAACAGCACACCAGCGGCGATGAAGATCACATCATTAAAATCGATCGCCAGCAGGTCGCCAAATAAATAAGACATTAAATCGACCCGCACATTATCAAGCAGGCTGATGGTAATCACCCCAAGAGACAAGCTGCAATGGGCGATGATGCCGAGAATAGTATCGACAGAATGGTTAGAATGCTGTTCCAGCCAGACCAAACCGAGAGCGAGTAAAATCGTCATTCCGATCACTGCAATATAGGGATCGATTTGCAGAAAAATACCTAACGCTACGCCAAGTAAAGCAGAGTGGGAAAGGGTATCGCCAAAATACGCCATTTTTCGCCACACCACAAAAGCACCGAGCGGGGCGGTCACAAAGGCAAGCAACAAACCTGCAAGCCAAGCGGGAAATAAAATCTCAAACATAAATTCTCTTAATGTTGGCAGTTTCCACGACAGACATCGCCGTGTAAATCGTGATGGTGATTGTGTTTATGCGCGTAAATTGCCACGTTTTTAGCAAATTGATCACCAAAAAAGTGAATAAAACTCGGCTCGCTTGAAATCATTTCTGGCGTACCAGCACAGCAAATATGACGATTAACGCATAACACTTCGTCGGTATTTGCCATCACGATGTTTAAATCGTGCGAAACCATTAAAATCGCACAGTTTAACCACGCTCGAGTTTTATTTAGCAGTTGATAGAGTTCCGTTTGCCCTGTAATATCCACACCTTGCATCGGCTCATCTAACACTAATAGTTGTGGACGATCCAAAATCGCCCGAGCAAGCAGTACACGTTGCAGTTCACCGCCTGATAATTTTTGCATTCGATTTTCGCTCAAATGGTTAATTGAAAACAGCGATAGGGCTTCATCAATCAGGGCATTTGTGCCGTTTGGTTTTAGCGATAAAAACTTGCGAACGGTGATTGGAATAGAGGGATCAAGATGCAATTTTTGTGGCACATAGCCGATTTTTAAGCCTTTTTGATGTGAAACTTGACCGCTTGTGGCCGGCAATAATTTCAGCAACACTTTAAGGAGGGTGGATTTCCCACCACCATTTGGGCCGACAATCGTCGTGATCGAGTTCGGGTAAATTTTTAGGCTAATGTTTTGTAAAATCGGCTGCTGATCAAAAGTCACATTGATATTGTCTAGCTGCACTAATGGTGGTTTGGAACGGTCGATCAAAGGTCGAATTTGGCTAATTTGCATTAAATTTTTATGGGTATGAATTTTCGCTAAAAGTAGCGGATTTTTATCATTTTGACAAGAACGGACGGAATTTTTTGTTCTTCGCTCTGTCAGAAGCAACTCAAATCAAATAATGTTTAGAATGAATAAAGAATTTAGGGTAATACTTTGCAACATGTTGTTTTTGCACGAGATCGTCGACGTAAGAAATATCGCTTAAAAGCGATTGCGTTTTTAGTGGCGATACTTTCCGCATCTATTGGAATTTTTCTCACATTTAACACTTCACAAGAGAACACGTCGATAGCACTCAATGTTTCTGCGACGAGTGGTTTGCAAAAAAAAGACGGGAACTTACCGCTTGTTACCACGGAAAATGTCGATCCCATTTCCACTTTTGCTGCGAACACAGCATTAATGGCTCTGTCATGGCTACCGGAAGATAGCCAAACTCTCACCTATATTCAAATCGAACAAGGTGAGTTAGAAGAACCTGTTTCACAAGGTGTGGTGGATGAAAATGCAACGTCTTATGAAGATGATTTTGTGGCAGAAGATGATATTGATGATGAAACCATTCAAAGACTGCAAGCGGAAGGACTAAAACAAGATGATTTATTATCTCCTGATGCAGAAGAGGCATTGAATAGTTTTTTGGACGTGGCTGATGAGGCAATCAGAATTCAAAATCAGTTTAGCTATACTGTCGCGAAGGGCGATAAGTTACAAGATGTTTTGGAACAATCGGGTTTAAGCCCTGCTACGGCAAAATTTTTAGAGAAAAAATTTCCGCAGTTAGCGAAATTA encodes:
- the lpcA gene encoding D-sedoheptulose 7-phosphate isomerase; translation: MYQQQILAELQEAAEVLDKFIRDENNLKLIQQAALLISDSFKQGGKVLSCGNGGSHCDAMHFAEELTGRYRENRPGYPAIAISDVSHLSCVSNDFGYEYVFSRYVEAVGQKGDVLFGLSTSGNSKNILNAIEAAKKKGMKVIAMTGKDGGQMAGLADVEIRVPHFRYADRIQEIHIKVIHILMMLIEFEMAKSA
- a CDS encoding class II glutamine amidotransferase; its protein translation is MCQLLGMNCNTPTDITFSFEGFRRRAGLTDCHTDGFGIAFFEGKGVRIFRDNRPGASSPMADLVSQYRIKSYNVIAHIRKATRGEINLENTHPFIREIWGENWVFAHNGTVENLSICPNNHYQPIGTTDSEIAFCCIAAKLKERFPQKPSEKEIFDAVVEITSKIAEHGVFNFILSNGHWMIARCSTNLHYVCRKAPFGTALRDDDVMIDFRDYTCETDKVTIITTQPLTKNESWTKMKNGGYVFFKEGDVLFEIEGTLPECKPHV
- the znuB gene encoding zinc ABC transporter permease subunit ZnuB — its product is MFEILFPAWLAGLLLAFVTAPLGAFVVWRKMAYFGDTLSHSALLGVALGIFLQIDPYIAVIGMTILLALGLVWLEQHSNHSVDTILGIIAHCSLSLGVITISLLDNVRVDLMSYLFGDLLAIDFNDVIFIAAGVLFIVTVLGFFWKKLLSITVSPELAQIEGLNITRLRLLLMLLTALTIALSMKFVGALIITSLLVIPSATARRFARTPEMMVIYAILFSVLAITGGLIFSGLKDTPAGPSVVVCAGAMFLLSLCKKKRRIDQ
- the znuC gene encoding zinc ABC transporter ATP-binding protein ZnuC is translated as MQISQIRPLIDRSKPPLVQLDNINVTFDQQPILQNISLKIYPNSITTIVGPNGGGKSTLLKVLLKLLPATSGQVSHQKGLKIGYVPQKLHLDPSIPITVRKFLSLKPNGTNALIDEALSLFSINHLSENRMQKLSGGELQRVLLARAILDRPQLLVLDEPMQGVDITGQTELYQLLNKTRAWLNCAILMVSHDLNIVMANTDEVLCVNRHICCAGTPEMISSEPSFIHFFGDQFAKNVAIYAHKHNHHHDLHGDVCRGNCQH